The following is a genomic window from Moorella sp. Hama-1.
CGGGTTGGTCAGGAGGACGCTGACCATCTTGGCCACATCCATAGGGCTGCCGCCGCCGACGGCCACCACTGCCGTGGCCCCGCAAGCCCGGGCCGCCCGGCAGGCCGCCTCGACATCCGCCGCGTGGGGGTTGACCGGCACCTGGCTGAAGACCTCCCAACCGGCCACCCGGCCCTGCAATACCTCTTCCACCATAGCCACTACCCCGGCTTTTACCAGCCCGGCATCGGTGATAACGATCACCCGGTCTTCTGACTGCACCAGGCGGGTGATTTCCTTCCTGGCGCCCGGCCCGAAGCTGAATTCGGTGCTTAAGAAAAAGCGCTGTACCGGCATTCTTTATTCCTCCCTGGGCGTAGTTGCCCTTGATTTACGCCTCCCTATGCGATGAAACCTTACTATTTCCATCGATAATATCATTTCGACACCCCGGTTCATTTTCCTTCCCCAGTTGCTAAATATGGTTTACTTTTCGACTAAAAGTGTTAGTAAAGCTTAATCCGACGGGGCGTTGGCTGCCAATATGCGAGGCTAATTTGCCTGGACTCTCGCCAGCACTGATTTGCGGGACTAGAAACCCCGGTACCCGCGGGATAGACCCGTGGGCACCGGGGCTTACTTTTTGCAGGCTTTATTTTGGAGGGCTTTACTGGGAAGAAGCCTGATCCAGGGTCTTGATCCCGATCTGTTCCGCCAGTTTCCGGGCCGTGGGGCAGGCGGCTATCCCGCCGGTACCGGTTTCCCGTAAAGCCGGTGGCAGGGCGCGACCGACCTGGACCATGGCTGCTACTATCTCATCAAAGGGTAAATAGCACTGGACCCCGGCCAGGGCGATATCTGCCGCTACCAGGGCCTGGGCCGCGCCGGCAGCGTTGCGCTTGACGCAGGGGATCTCCACCAGGCCGCCCACCGGATCGCAGACCAGCCCCATTAGACCCTGGAGGGCTATCCCGGCGGCATCGGCGGCCCGTTCCGCTTCCCCGCCAACCATCTCCACGGCCGCTGCCGCCGCCATGGCGGCGGCTACCCCAACCTCGGCCTGGCAGCCCAGGGCGGCCCCGGAAAGGGAGGCCTGCCGGGCGGCCACCATACCGATGCCGGCGGCGGCAAAGAGCCCATCCACGAGCCGGTCTTCATCTAAACCCTTTTCCCCTTCCAGGGCCAGGAGAACGCCGGGGAGGATACCGCAGGAACCGGCCGTAGGCGCGGCCACCACCCGGCCCATGGAGGCGTTAACCTCGGCTACGGCCATGGCAATGGCTATTGCCCGGGCTATGGTACTGCCGCAGAGGCTCTGGCCGTTCAAACGCCTTTCCTCCAGTAATTTGCCACCGCCCCCCACCAGGCCGCTGGGGGAACGGAGCTCCTCATTGAGGCCCTTCCGAGCTGCGGCCCGCATGACCGCCAGCCGGTCGGCCATGGACTGGCGGATCTCCTGTCTGGTTTTCCCTTCCAGCTCTTCCTGGTAACGGATGACCACCCCGGCCAGGGTCAACCCCGCCTCTCCAGCTATTTGCAAGAGTTCAGCCATGCTCTGAAAGTTATACCGGGTCAATCTGGATCACCCGCTCCATCATTGGTAAGGTCCGCATGGCCGGCACCAGTCCCGGCGGGATGGCCTGGTCGGTTTCGACGACCATCAGAGCCCGTTCACCTGCTTCCCTGCGGGAAACCCGCATACCGGCAATATTTACCCCCACCCCGGCCAGCAGGGCCGTCACTGCGGCAACTATTCCCGGCCGGTCGGGGTAAGCCGCCACCAGGGTCGGCAGGTCGCCACTCAGTTCTACTTCGAAGTCGTCGATTCGCCTGACCAGCACCTGGGCCCCGCCCAGGGAGGAGGCCACCACCTGGACCCCCCGCTCCGGACCCTGGAGATTCAACTGTACCGAATTGGGGTGCACATCGCCCAGGTCCTTCTCGCCGAAGATAACCTCCAGGCCGGCCGCCGGCGCCAGTTCCAGGGCCTCCCTCACCCGCTCATCGGCAACATCGAAACCCAGGAGGCCGGCCACCAGGGCGCGGTCGGTGCCGTGGCCGCGGAAGGTGCGGGCGAAGGAGCCGTGGAGGAGGATCTCCGCCCGGACGGGTTGCTCGCCCAGGATGGCCCGGGCCAGGCGGCCGATGCGCACCGCCCCGGCGGTATGGGAACTGGAAGGCCCGATCATTACCGGGCCGATGATTTGGAAGGCATCCACACCTGTCGCCCCTCCGCAAATAGACCTCTGTCAAATCAGGCAATTGTTAGTCGTCGTTATGGGGGGCTCGAGGGTACAGGCTCCAGGCTCCGTGGTTCTCGGCGAGCAAACTTAGCGCTCAGCCTTCCGCGGCGACGGGGGTGGCCTAGATTTATCCCTTTGTTCAACCGTGACGGGGCATACTACTTCCCGTTCTTAAAGCAGGGTTACGATCCCCATTCCGTTCACCGTCGCCTCGCCGCGGCTTCGCGCAAGTATCTTATGCCTCGAACCAAGTCGCCTTTTGCCTGTACCCTCGAGCCCTTTGCCTCAACCTACATTATTTTTGCTCAACACTCTCGCCTTTACCCGGCGACGATTTCCGTACCGGAGCGGCCGGCAACCGCTTCGGCGGCCCGGGCCAGGGAGCCGATAATCGCCTTCTCGCCTCCGGCTTCCACAAAGTTGATGGCCGCTTCCACCTTGGGCCCCATGCTCCCCGGGGGGAACTGGCCCTCGGCCAGGTAGCGGCGGGCTTCGCTAACCGTTAACCTGGCTACTTCCCGCTGGGTGGGTAGGCCGTAATCCAGGCAGACCCGTTCGACATCGGTGAGCAGGAAGAGAACCTCCGCCTCGACCTGTCTGGCCAGGATGGTGGCGGCCCGGTCCTTGTCGATAACGGCCTCGACGCCTTCCAGGCTGCCGTCGTCCCGGCGCACCACCGGGATACCACCGCCCCCGGCGGCCACGACAATAATGCCCGCCCGGGTGAGGGCTTTAATGGCTTCCCGCTCAATGATCTCCAGGGGTTTGGGCGAGGGAACCACCCGCCGCCAGCCGCGGTGGCTGTCCTCAACCATGCGGTAACCCCGTTCCCGCATTAGTTTCTCGGCTTCCTCCTGGCTGTAAAAGGGACCTACCGGCTTGGTGGGGTTCTGGAAGGCCGGGTCATCGGCTGCTACTACCACCTGGGTAACTACGGCTGCCACCGGAACTCTTAAACCGTGGCTGGCCAGTTCATACCCCAGGGCCTGCTGGATGGCGTAACCAATGGAACCCTGGGTGTTGGATACCAGGACGTCCAGGGGCATGGCCGGCACAACATCTTTAGCCATTTCGTTTTTAAGTAGCATATTGCCCACCTGGGGACCATTGCCATGGGTCAAAACCAGGCGATACCCCGCGCGGGCGAGATCGACCAGCTGCCGGCAGGTAGCAGTGACATTGGCCTTCTGCTCGGCAAAGGTACCCTTCTCGCCGGGGCGGGTGATGGCGTTACCGCCAAAGGCCATAACTACGGTCCGGGGCATTATTATCCCTCCATGTAACCACGCTTTACTTGGTACTTATTAATTCAATATGAATTTAATTTTTCCTGCCGGCAGCTAGAGATTTTTAAATAAAATTAAAAACAGGGGCGATTATAAGCACCCCTGTTAAATTAAGCCCCCGGGGGCCGCCATACGGCCCCGGATGGGCTTCCAGGTTACTCGAATATAACCATACCTTGACCAGCAGGAATTCCCTGCGCTAGTACTGCCAGCCTAAAACAGGTGCCGGTAGCCCTGGTACGTAGCCAGGATCAGGTCCGCAACTCCTTTATCCAAGCCGGCACCGGTCCGGCCGGCGGCATCGAACTTAACCTCCAGCACCCGGCCGTCGAGCCTGACTTTAAAGGCCGGTTCCTCCCCATCCTCCAGGAGCAGGAAGCCGTTATTCTGGCTGTTGTTGAAATCCTCCTCGCTCCAAAAGAGGGTCAATTTGTCTTTATACGGGGCGCCGTCGTAGGGGCAGAAGGTGGCGCAGTTGCCGCATTCGTTACACATACCGTCAACGTGGATGATCTGGTTACGATTACGGAAAACGGCGTTACCCCTCTGGACGGCGACGTTGGCCCGGTTGGGGCAGACCTCCGTGCAGATGTTGCAGATAAAGTCGCACTCCAGGCAGCGCGGCGGCTCCTGGCCCGGATCGTTAGAGGGGCCCTGGAGGAGGCCCTTCTTCTGGTTAACCTCCCTGAGCCTCTGATCATCATCGAAGGCCACCCTGGCCGCAGCGGGCGGCGTCAGGCCTTCCCGGGCGAGGATCGCCGCAGCCGCTTTACGGCCATCGGCAATGGCTTCTACTATAGTGGCCGGGCCGCGCAGGGCGTCACCGCCGATAAAAACATTAGCTACCCTGGTCTCATTGGTATCCTGGTCGACAACAACCCGGCCCCGGGCGTCCCTGGTGATACCGTTACGCTCCAGGAAGGCCCCGTCCACCTCCTGGCCGGTGGCGGCCAGGACGG
Proteins encoded in this region:
- the sdaAB gene encoding L-serine ammonia-lyase, iron-sulfur-dependent subunit beta, whose product is MDAFQIIGPVMIGPSSSHTAGAVRIGRLARAILGEQPVRAEILLHGSFARTFRGHGTDRALVAGLLGFDVADERVREALELAPAAGLEVIFGEKDLGDVHPNSVQLNLQGPERGVQVVASSLGGAQVLVRRIDDFEVELSGDLPTLVAAYPDRPGIVAAVTALLAGVGVNIAGMRVSRREAGERALMVVETDQAIPPGLVPAMRTLPMMERVIQIDPV
- the sdaAA gene encoding L-serine ammonia-lyase, iron-sulfur-dependent, subunit alpha, with the protein product MTRYNFQSMAELLQIAGEAGLTLAGVVIRYQEELEGKTRQEIRQSMADRLAVMRAAARKGLNEELRSPSGLVGGGGKLLEERRLNGQSLCGSTIARAIAIAMAVAEVNASMGRVVAAPTAGSCGILPGVLLALEGEKGLDEDRLVDGLFAAAGIGMVAARQASLSGAALGCQAEVGVAAAMAAAAAVEMVGGEAERAADAAGIALQGLMGLVCDPVGGLVEIPCVKRNAAGAAQALVAADIALAGVQCYLPFDEIVAAMVQVGRALPPALRETGTGGIAACPTARKLAEQIGIKTLDQASSQ
- the arcC gene encoding carbamate kinase, which codes for MPRTVVMAFGGNAITRPGEKGTFAEQKANVTATCRQLVDLARAGYRLVLTHGNGPQVGNMLLKNEMAKDVVPAMPLDVLVSNTQGSIGYAIQQALGYELASHGLRVPVAAVVTQVVVAADDPAFQNPTKPVGPFYSQEEAEKLMRERGYRMVEDSHRGWRRVVPSPKPLEIIEREAIKALTRAGIIVVAAGGGGIPVVRRDDGSLEGVEAVIDKDRAATILARQVEAEVLFLLTDVERVCLDYGLPTQREVARLTVSEARRYLAEGQFPPGSMGPKVEAAINFVEAGGEKAIIGSLARAAEAVAGRSGTEIVAG